The proteins below come from a single Vitis vinifera cultivar Pinot Noir 40024 chromosome 9, ASM3070453v1 genomic window:
- the LOC100246729 gene encoding probable N-acetyltransferase HLS1 isoform X1: MSQRVAAETCPPKVVVVREFDEGRDKAAVEEMEKRCEIGQRGKPSLVTDLMGDPICRIRHFSTHVMLVAEYGEERRVVGVVRGCVKTVTRGKSMYVKVAYILGLRVCPAHRRLGIGTKLVQHLEKWCERNGAEYAYMATDCTNEPSINLFTKKCSYAKFRTPTMLVQPVHAHYKPLPSSKTLILPLPPQLAELIYRRIFANSEFFPKDIDQILTNKLNLGTFIALPKKSNFKCNPSNNNNNLLLLPPTFAILSVWNTKDVFKLQLKGASPLTYAWCAGTRALDAYLPWLHFPSIPNVFKQFGVYFLHGLHMEGKHGLRLMKSLCAFAHNMARDDAGCGALVAEVAHRDPVRDGIPHWSKFSWAEDLWCIKKFTPANHHPDDDWVTSRPASPVIFVDPRDF; encoded by the exons ATGTCACAGAGAGTAGCTGCAGAGACTTGCCCACCAAAAGTGGTGGTGGTGAGGGAGTTCGATGAAGGGAGGGACAAGGCTGCTGTGGAGGAGATGGAGAAGAGGTGCGAAATCGGGCAGCGGGGCAAGCCTTCGCTCGTCACCGACCTTATGGGTGATCCCATTTGTCGCATCCGTCACTTTTCAACACATGTCATGCTA gTTGCAGAGTATGGAGAAGAGAGGCGAGTAGTGGGGGTTGTGAGGGGGTGTGTAAAAACTGTGACAAGAGGAAAGAGCATGTATGTAAAGGTGGCTTATATTCTGGGCCTAAGGGTCTGTCCTGCCCACAG GCGTCTTGGTATTGGCACAAAGCTGGTTCAACATCTAGAAAAATGGTGTGAGCGAAATGGCGCAGAGTACGCATACATGGCCACAGACTGCACCAATGAGCCCTCCATTAATCTATTCACAAAAAAATGCTCATACGCCAAGTTCCGAACTCCCACCATGCTGGTGCAGCCGGTCCATGCCCATTACAAGCCACTGCCTTCTTCTAAAACTCTCATCCTTCCACTCCCTCCCCAGCTTGCAGAGTTAATCTATCGTCGAATCTTCGCCAACTCTGAATTTTTTCCGAAAGATATAGACCAAATTTTGACCAACAAACTTAATTTAGGCACATTCATCGCCCTCCCCAAAAAATCAAACTTCAAATGCAACccttcaaataataataataatcttctACTTCTACCACCCACCTTTGCAATCCTCAGCGTGTGGAACACCAAGGATGTGTTCAAACTGCAACTCAAGGGGGCCTCACCCCTGACATACGCCTGGTGCGCTGGGACCAGGGCCCTGGACGCCTATCTCCCCTGGCTACACTTTCCGTCCATTCCCAATGTTTTCAAACAGTTCGGCGTATACTTTTTACACGGTTTGCACATGGAAGGAAAGCACGGCTTGCGGCTCATGAAGTCTCTCTGCGCCTTTGCCCACAACATGGCTAGAGATGATGCCGGATGCGGGGCGCTGGTGGCGGAGGTGGCCCACAGGGACCCAGTCAGAGACGGCATCCCCCATTGGAGCAAATTTTCATGGGCCGAGGACCTGTGGTGCATCAAGAAGTTTACACCTGCCAACCACCATCCCGACGATGATTGGGTTACATCTCGCCCAGCTTCCCCTGTCATTTTTGTTGACCCTCGTGATTTTTGA
- the LOC100246729 gene encoding probable N-acetyltransferase HLS1 isoform X2: MSQRVAAETCPPKVVVVREFDEGRDKAAVEEMEKRCEIGQRGKPSLVTDLMGDPICRIRHFSTHVMLVAEYGEERRVVGVVRGCVKTVTRGKSMRLGIGTKLVQHLEKWCERNGAEYAYMATDCTNEPSINLFTKKCSYAKFRTPTMLVQPVHAHYKPLPSSKTLILPLPPQLAELIYRRIFANSEFFPKDIDQILTNKLNLGTFIALPKKSNFKCNPSNNNNNLLLLPPTFAILSVWNTKDVFKLQLKGASPLTYAWCAGTRALDAYLPWLHFPSIPNVFKQFGVYFLHGLHMEGKHGLRLMKSLCAFAHNMARDDAGCGALVAEVAHRDPVRDGIPHWSKFSWAEDLWCIKKFTPANHHPDDDWVTSRPASPVIFVDPRDF; the protein is encoded by the exons ATGTCACAGAGAGTAGCTGCAGAGACTTGCCCACCAAAAGTGGTGGTGGTGAGGGAGTTCGATGAAGGGAGGGACAAGGCTGCTGTGGAGGAGATGGAGAAGAGGTGCGAAATCGGGCAGCGGGGCAAGCCTTCGCTCGTCACCGACCTTATGGGTGATCCCATTTGTCGCATCCGTCACTTTTCAACACATGTCATGCTA gTTGCAGAGTATGGAGAAGAGAGGCGAGTAGTGGGGGTTGTGAGGGGGTGTGTAAAAACTGTGACAAGAGGAAAGAGCAT GCGTCTTGGTATTGGCACAAAGCTGGTTCAACATCTAGAAAAATGGTGTGAGCGAAATGGCGCAGAGTACGCATACATGGCCACAGACTGCACCAATGAGCCCTCCATTAATCTATTCACAAAAAAATGCTCATACGCCAAGTTCCGAACTCCCACCATGCTGGTGCAGCCGGTCCATGCCCATTACAAGCCACTGCCTTCTTCTAAAACTCTCATCCTTCCACTCCCTCCCCAGCTTGCAGAGTTAATCTATCGTCGAATCTTCGCCAACTCTGAATTTTTTCCGAAAGATATAGACCAAATTTTGACCAACAAACTTAATTTAGGCACATTCATCGCCCTCCCCAAAAAATCAAACTTCAAATGCAACccttcaaataataataataatcttctACTTCTACCACCCACCTTTGCAATCCTCAGCGTGTGGAACACCAAGGATGTGTTCAAACTGCAACTCAAGGGGGCCTCACCCCTGACATACGCCTGGTGCGCTGGGACCAGGGCCCTGGACGCCTATCTCCCCTGGCTACACTTTCCGTCCATTCCCAATGTTTTCAAACAGTTCGGCGTATACTTTTTACACGGTTTGCACATGGAAGGAAAGCACGGCTTGCGGCTCATGAAGTCTCTCTGCGCCTTTGCCCACAACATGGCTAGAGATGATGCCGGATGCGGGGCGCTGGTGGCGGAGGTGGCCCACAGGGACCCAGTCAGAGACGGCATCCCCCATTGGAGCAAATTTTCATGGGCCGAGGACCTGTGGTGCATCAAGAAGTTTACACCTGCCAACCACCATCCCGACGATGATTGGGTTACATCTCGCCCAGCTTCCCCTGTCATTTTTGTTGACCCTCGTGATTTTTGA